GCAGAGAAGCGATTGTATCATGAAAGCTTACGACTAGCGAGGGCCGTCCATGTCCATGTGTTGCAACATCATGTAGATATGGTTTCTGCATTAAgccttttgtttgtatgtggCAACTGTGTCGAACTAGATGGTCAGCAGGCCTGTGTTGGAACATAAACACCAAGCTACCGGAAAATCGTACTGATCATCAGATGCAGAACTGTTGAGCATCGACGGCCTACCAAAAGCCCTGCCTCACCCAGCTTACCTGGGCTAGATTTGTCGAGCTCTTGAGCTTGGGTCGAGTTTtacatttttcttctcttctacCTTTCCTTCGAGGGAAGTCATGGTTTTAGAATCATGGGATAAATAACTACCATGTGGCACTTGACGGTCCTCGTTCATCTCAACTTGGAAACATTTCAAGGGAGAGACCTAGGGACACCTCGAGGCACAGGCACTCGAGGGCCCAAGGGTCAAGATCAGGTAGTGGCATCCTGCCTGGGATAGGGAAGGGAATTCGGTCTTTTCGATTCGGTCCATTTGGTGTTCAGTTATTTCGGGCTCCTAAAAATGAGAACTGAATTCCTaaagagaaaaacaagaacCAAACTCAAATTGGCTATTTAATTCGGTTCAGTCTATCCAAGGTAACCCATATATATGATGACCCTTATAGccccttgatttttttttacatgagCATTACATCAAAcataacaaattaatgaacCGATCACAAAAACATATAGCAACACAATATCATAAATACAGAACCTGTCAATCACAACTTGTTGAGAATGCATTCAGCAGTagataataaaaaaatagacTCAAGTGCTCATTTTACGGAAATTTCGATCTATATGGTTTATTCGGGTTTTCAATGTCAAAACCCGAACCAAAATCCGAATAAGACGAAAATAAGAACCGAACCCGATACCCGAGAAAACCGACATTTCGGTCTATACGTGTTCTGTTCAGTTTTCACATTTCATGATCTAAAGTGCCCAACCCTAGCCTGGGATCAACGGCAAACGGTTGGGGAGTCTTGAGGTTGAATCGAAAAATCATGTACGGCTACTGGAAGCACGAGCTTTGTCGCTCTTCCTACATAGGACTAGGCATGCTTCACAAGGCAGCTGAACCTATCCAAAAAAACATCGACATGTCTCTCTTACAAGTGTATACTGGTCTTCTGTAATAAGAGCGGCGTACATAcccaactactccctccgatcctaaatttttgttgttgttttagttcaaatttgtactaaaacaacgacaacaatttaggatcggaaggagtaacaTTTACACCTTACTCCATCGACACCTTCTAGTTCTGGTGTTATCACTCGACGACAACATATATGTACCATCAACTTAGAAAGCAAGTCTTATTGCAACCTTTATCAAATCCCCTTGTAATAATATGtatcaaataaaaatatagATTTGTGTTCCTTGTTTGATCTCAAATATGTTATACACAAGTGGACAACATAGTCGTTAACTCGGATTACCAAGGAGAAAACATAGCTTGTTTGAACGTTGGAAGCAATTCAAGGTCTGTTTATAAAGAAGACTGTTGCTAGAGAGAGGCCATAGCAATGTAAAAGGCAGGAACACAGTGCTGCAATTCCAAGCATTATATGTGCCTTGACAGGTCTCTTCTCATCAGACAGAGTATGGGAGAAAGATAAGCTAAATTGTTATTCCATGTAGTAGAGCAGCAGTGCataggctttttttttttaccgaaaaCAGTAGGAGAGGCTTCTACCGTTGTATATATTAAATATAAAATATTTACATATTTACAAATGTACAATCAGGAGCATATAACAGAAACGGTCTATCAAAatagagagagaaggagaaaggGATTGAGACACCCTACAACCAAGCAGAGATAAATCTAATTTGAACTTTGTTAACCAACCGTAGAAAGTGGCTTGCTCCCTCTAAAAAATGAGTTTATTTCTAATCTTCCAGATATTCCAAGCTGCTAAGAGAACACCTCAAAAAAGAGAGGGTTATTGAACTGATGCTTGACCTCAGGAAGAGCTTCAACACAGGAAGAGTCTCTAGGCCAGATTATGTTAATGTGTTGCCAACACCTCTTACTGAAAGAACACTCAAAGAAGAGATGGTTCAAGATTTCTTCCCTTCTAGTGCTGCATAGCACACAGCTCAAACTTGAATCAATGTTATAGTTTCTCCTGGATAACATATTCCTGGTGCTCAATCTGTCACTAAGAAGCAGCCAAACAAAAACCTTCACCTTGAGACTAGTTTTTGATTTCCAGATCCACTTAAAAGATAAAGGTGGAATGATCCTTGAGTAGCAAAATGTTAGATTTATTTGTTGAAAAGGCTGAACCCTAGGTGGGTATCCAAAGATCATTTCTGAGGATAGATATATCAGCTTCAACAATTAACTCATCCAAAGTATGCATTTGCTCTAGAGCTTCTGGAGAGACAGCAATAGAACCAAGGTTGCAATATTTCTCAATGGGCATGTCCTCATCTTTTGCATAAAAATATAGACAGGCTAATTTTGTAGAAATGATTTCCTCATTGCAGAAAGAATCTTTCCATAAAAGAATTGTATCCCCACTTCCTGGTTTGCAAATTGAGATACCCCTAAACagaggaattaatttcagaataGCTTTCCACAAAAATGAGCCCATTGGGTTCATTGCTTGAGGTACTCCCTGTTGATAATAAGCTTCCCATAATAAATTTACCCAAGGGATGTCTTCtttgttaaaaaatttaaagaGATGTTTGAGCAATAAGCCCTGATTCTGTACTCTGAGGTTTACGACTCCAAGACCCCCATGTTTTTTTAGGCTTACACACTTTATCCAAGGACACTAGTGCATTATTTGAATCACCATTGGCTGACTTTTTACTCCATAAACACCTTCTTCTAATCTTGTCAATGTGATCCACAATTTTGATAGGCAGCTGTAGGGAACACATAGTGTAAGTTGCAAGAGAAGACATGACATAGTTTATAATTGTCAGTTTGCCTCCATAGGAAATGGAATGCATAAGCTTAATAATCAGGAGTCGATAAGGTCTCGAGTCATCTCAGATTTTGAACATATAACATAACGAAAAGTAGATGCATGAACAACTTTGACTAGAAATCATACACAAAACTTTGCCATTAGAAATCAGTTTTATCAGCAAAACATGTGCAGGGTTGCCAATAGTAATCAATCTCAACTACAAAGTGGttgcaaatttgcaatcaATTTCCAATACAATTCTCATTAGGAGTTTTTCCACAAATACTCATAACCGTCCAATCGTCCATACATGTGCATATACATGCATCCATAAACAAATCGTAGCATCCATCTACAGCAAGAaccgaagaagaaaaaactgcaCACACAGAGGCCTGCAGCAGACTTGGGAGGAGGACGCTTGGTCACGGTAGGTGGTCATCAGCAGTGGCGGAGCGTCAGCAAAACACTAGAGGAGGCCAATTCCGTATCAAAacacatacttcctccgttccaaaatataaacTTGTGATaatgtcaaaaaaattaaactttgACCATGTTTATAACAAGAAATATCAACATATATAATCTCAAATCAAGATTTtgtgaaaatatatttaagAATGTGTCTAATGATCTTGATTGGGAAcctggaatggagggagtaatatgcatgaaaaaaaaggtgcaAGTCATACAACAAATACAAAAATAGTTAGATAACAGTGTCAGAAAGGCCAATTCCATCGACAAGGTGCTCGACTACGAGGAAGTCAGAAAGTATGTTTGGCGTGAGGAAACATCCCAGTCGGCTCCTTGTATTTATAGAAGTATAAGTTGAGTTTCCAAGAGTTAATATCTCAACCTACACAACTAGCAAAGAGAGGGAAGGCCTCTGTATACGTTGATGGACTCTACATCTACCACATCCCTCTTTTCAACTAGAGTCTGCCGATCAGATTGCCATCACAGGCGATGGGCCGAGGACGATGGAGTTGGTTGTCGATTGGGCTATTGGGAAacgggaaaagaagaagagttgTACGTTGATGGACTAGCTACTTCACCCCAACGTCTTTTTTAGTTACTACCCACCCCTATTCTTGAGTTACAGACCTTTTTCAAGGAGCACCCGGAGTATACCAAAAATAATTTCTATATAACTGGGGAATCATACGAGGGGCACTACATTCCCGCCTTTGCAACTCGTGTGCACCGGGGTAACAAGAAGAATGAGGGCATTCACATCAATTTGAAggttttagttttctttttctggatgtatctatatcgtTTTGTGCTATAAAAGGTTTTCTTGGTGAGAGCTCTTTTTTTGGGTGCGGGCATCTGGTTCCTCTGAAGCGGGGGATGAGCTAGGCGGAGGGCgctgggcgccggcggctgaCGCTCGCGCCTGGGAACGGCGGCCTTGGGGCCGATTTTGGGCGTTGGCTAACGTGCTCTCGGATAACGTGGAGGATAATTTGGACAGCGAGGTCCCTGGGTCGCCGGGTCTTGCTGAATCCTCCGATGCCGTGCCAGCATCTCCGGTGACTTTCATTGCCGCGGCTGCCTCCTGTTCGGACCTCGCGGCGTCttctcctgccgcggcagcctcgCCTTGCCCGGAGTCGTCTGCATCTCAGGTTTCCTCTCCTCCTGTCTCTTTCGTTTCTGACTCTCCGCTATCCCGTGTTGCAGGGCCCGATGATGGGGGGTGGACGTTGGTGAAGCGCAAGAAGTTGGTTTCGTCTGCTGGTTCGAAGGCTGCTCCTAGAGGCGGCAATGGTCGCAAGGCGTGGAGTGgcccccttcctcctcggcGCATCACGCCGCCAACTACGTTCGGCGATCTTCTGGCCAATGCCTCGCGCTCGGCTTCTGTTCGGAGCGCCTCGCGAGGAGTGCCTGTGAGGTCGCCGCGGCCAGCTGTTCGTGGCCATGGCGGCACTGATCTCTCGAGGGCGGATGAGAAGGGGCTGACAGGAGGCACGCTCTACCTGAGATCACGCTCGCCCGGCTGGCAGGTGCGGGATTGTTGCGTGCCTGATGGTGTCCCTCGTCAGCACGTCGCACGACTTGATCAGGACGTTCAGGACAGTGGGGCCGCCGAGGGGAAAAGGAATGTGCCGCGCTCTCATCGCCAGTTTCGGCAGCCCTGTGATTTACCATTTTTGCATGCACAAGTTTCCAATTTTGATCGTGGGCCTGGGGTTAGACACGTTGCCCTCTATTGTCGTTCTAGTCCCGAATTGAGTCGTTCCTCTACACCAACGACCAAGCCTGCAGCGTCTCCTGTCTCTTCCATGGACGGTGGGCGGCATGGTGGACGTGGGGGCGGAGGTAATGACAGACGGGGGAAGGCGCAGTGGATTCGGAAGCAGCGGACGGCTGCTCCTCCGCGTGGCGCTGGGCTTAATTCTCGGAATACACAGGCGGCCGGGTCGCCAGCGGGTGACCAGAGGGCTGGGAGCTTACCAGCGACAACGGCGGCAGCGTCTGCAGCTGCGACCTCTGCTGGCGTGGTGGCATCCGGGGCGCTGGTTCCAGTGGCGCAGGTTGGGGGCGGTGGTGCTAAGCGACAGGCCCCCACCGCAACGCGGGCGCCTCAAGGCGGGGATGCTGCTGAATCATCGGCGGCAGGTGCTGTCCGTACTCGTCTTAACAGGGTGCGCTCGGATGGCACACCCCTTGTTTGCGATATTTGTGAGAGCCCTGACGATATTGCTCCTCGGTGCCCCGTTCTTCGGGCGCCGCGATCACCCCCCCTTTTTGTGGGTATGGCTTCGCCTAAATTGGGATTTTGTGTCATCAATTCGggtggtaaaaaaaagaatcatggCGCCTCTCTTTTAGTGCGTGTGCCTGGGGTTTCCTGTTCTGCTGAGGTGGTGTTGCGCGAGCTTGAACGCATTGTGCCCGTCGGGGAGTGGCAATGGAACGCTCGCCCGCATGGTGACGATGGTTTCCTCGTCCCATTCCCTTCGCAGTTGGAGCTTGACCGTTTGGTTCGCTTCGAAGAGCTCCATGTGCGGAGTCCGAAGGTAGTCCTCCAATTTGAGGAGTGATCTACACATTCTCTTGCCCAGTTTCAGGTGCCTAAAGTTTGGGCAAAGGTGCATGGGGTTCCGGAAGAGATTCATGATTTTGATCGTTTGTGGAGTGTTGGGCACTTGGTTAGAGAAACCCATAGGGTCGATATGGTGTACACGAGAAAGCACAAAATTCCTCGCATGTTGGTGGGGATTGTTAACCCAGCAGCAATTCCGAGCAACATCGAGCTTTCAGTCGATGGATCGATGCACTATGTGAACTTTGAGTTGGAGGATACTCGCCTTgctgaagatgatgatgatttgcTCGATGCTTCCAACCCAAATAAGGATAAAGATTCTAGGCCTAATGATATGGATGTTGATGGTGCTGCAAACGGTTCCAAGTCTGCAACCGATGTGCCGCCCTCAGGAGGTTCTAAGGGGGGCGGGAGCGGCTTGCAAGGCGGTGGGCCGTTGCCAAATTCGGTGCGGGCTCAGGTTGCTATCCCGCTGCAGCCATCTACCACAAGTTTTTCTTCCCTGGTAACTCCTCAACCTTCAGCTGCAGTTTGTGATGCGGTGGCCGAAGTTTCAGCAGCTTCTGCTGCTGTGGAAGCCTCCACTTATGAGCGGGTAGCAGAAGTTTTTCCTGCAGCGGCAGCCCTTCTTCAGGCTGCCTCTACTTGTGTTGTGGATGCTACTGCAGCTCAGCCACTCCCGGCTGCCATGGCAGCCCCTCGTCTTGCCGTAGCTTCGTCATCGACTCCGACTGTTGGTTTACCACCGTTTGGTGCTGATGTCGTGCCTCCGATTTCAGCGGGGCCTTCGCAGGTGCTGGGTACTCCACCCTTGTGTGGGAAGAAGCTGGCCTCGCCAGTGGCTCACGGCTTGCACTCCGCTGGTACCGGGGTCTTCGCCCCGATCGTCTACAGGCGCCGCGGTGTTGCTGGACAGAGGAAGGAGGTGCAGGCTTTGCACCCTTCTCCTTCGCTGGTTTCAAGAGAGTCACAGCTCCAATTGTTGATGGGCTGCGGCTACTCCTTGGAGGCGGCGACCAAGGCGGTCGGTCGTATGGAAGAGTTAGCGTCGCCTCCGGCCGAGCTTCCGCCGTTTACACCGATGCCCGAGCCTCGTCGCAGCGCTTGTCTCAGTGTCTGGGAGGATCTCGACGATGATTCAATGGCTCATGCAAAGAAGTTGGCACAGTCGCGCAACCTCGAAGCTCCTCCAGGTACATCCGTTTTAAATACGCCTAATTCCAGTATTGCATTTAATATGTCTAGAATCGGTGTTGTGCTTGGGGATTCTGCTGTTAATATTGATGCGTGCATTAATGTTCTTAAGAGTAGAGAGGAGATTAGGCTAGCAAGTTTTGCTAAAGAGAAAGCGGTTCCTGTAGAGGATGACTGTGGGAGTGATGAGAATTTTGACCTCGATGCTTTAGATAACTTGTGTGATGATCTGGTTCTTGAAGGGGGTTGTGGTGATGAGGGGCCATCTGGTTTTCAGTTTGCACCTCGTAGAAACAAAGCtcattttttaaagaaaactTCCCCTAAATCTTGTCGGAAGGTCAAAATTGCACCGGGTTCAATATCTAAAAAGGTTAAGAAATGAAGGGCCTCTTTTGGAATAGCAGAGGTTTTAAGGACCTGGCTAAGCACCGACATGTTTCAGATTTAGTTAAAGAACACAACCTAGACTTTATTGCCATTTTGGAAACCAGGAAGCGTGAGTTTTCTCACATTCACCAAAAGAATCTTGGGGCTGGTCGAGACTTTTTGTGGAGTTGGATCCCGCCTCGAGGGCGAGGTATCTTGTTGGGTGTCAATCTTTCAATTTCTGATGTGGCTTCGATTGAGTTgggatttttttattaaaatcCGTCTCCGTAATAAGGCTGATGACTTTCGATGAATTTTGGTCGCCATGTATGGAGCTGCCCAACCTGAGTTCAAGCGCGATTTTTTGGCTGAACTTGTCCAAGCCTGTAACAAGGAGACTCTCCCACTTTTAGTGGGTGGGGATTTTAATATTATTAGGCGTGAAGACGAAAAAAATAATGATCGCTTTGAACCTCATTGGCCTTTCTTGTTTAACGCTGTGATAGATAGTTTGGACTTGCATGAGGTCGTGATGTCAGGCAGGCAATTTACTTGGGCAAACTCATTGGAGGAGCCAACTTTTGAGAAACTCGACGGTGTCCTTATGAGCTCCGACTGGGAACTCAAGTTTCCATTGGTTTCAGTTTGAGCTCTCACACGGTTTGTCTCTGACCACACCCCACTTTTGCTTGATGCGGGGGTGGGATCTCACTCAGGAAATCAACTGCTTTTTCAGTTTGAGCTTGCCTGGTTGAAGCGTGATGGTTTCTATGACATGGTTGCCAGAATTTGGCGCAAGGAGCATGGGGGTTCGACGGCGGTGGAGCGTTGGCAGAATAAAATCCACGCCCTTCGTCAGTTTCTTAGGGGTTGGGATAAAAACCTGCGTGGCAAATataaaaaggagaaagaaaaactctTAGCCGTTATCAACGCCCTTGATATAAAAGGAGAATCTTCTCGGCTCTCTCCTTTTCAATGGGGGGCTAAACGTTGGTGCGATCAAC
This is a stretch of genomic DNA from Brachypodium distachyon strain Bd21 chromosome 1, Brachypodium_distachyon_v3.0, whole genome shotgun sequence. It encodes these proteins:
- the LOC112268590 gene encoding uncharacterized protein LOC112268590 yields the protein MVYTRKHKIPRMLVGIVNPAAIPSNIELSVDGSMHYVNFELEDTRLAEDDDDLLDASNPNKDKDSRPNDMDVDGAANGSKSATDVPPSGGSKGGGSGLQGGGPLPNSVRAQVAIPLQPSTTSFSSLVTPQPSAAVCDAVAEVSAASAAVEASTYERVAEVFPAAAALLQAASTCVVDATAAQPLPAAMAAPRLAVASSSTPTVGLPPFGADVVPPISAGPSQVLGTPPLCGKKLASPVAHGLHSAGTGVFAPIVYRRRGVAGQRKEVQALHPSPSLVSRESQLQLLMGCGYSLEAATKAVGRMEELASPPAELPPFTPMPEPRRSACLSVWEDLDDDSMAHAKKLAQSRNLEAPPGVSLMYKLAAIMGVVTEGATQGTDGIWRQATRVDHQRVYIPVWVAC